The DNA sequence GTAAGCAGTGTGATGTCGCGATTTGTAACTCAAAATATTGTTGGGACTTCTATCACAGGCTAATTTAGGTGGAGAATAATGTACCTTTCATGCTCTCATATTTGATTGGTTAGACACCCCTGTAGTGACCTAACTGGAGCCTCCTGACAGTCGAAGGGATAGTACAAAAGGATCCCATTTTCCCCGAATATATTCTGAATCGTTGATCATATGTCTGCATAATTACGCCGTCGGTTCACCCTTGAAGACAAAGGCACTTGTTGCGCGGATCCATTCTTGATGTTCTTCGTACATGGGCTCTAGTCCGTTTTCCAAGGTATACTTGACAAAATCTTCGAATGTAATACCCTGGAAGTCAGGATAGAGGTCCTTGGCGATCAAGTAACCCAGATAACGAGCATACTCGGGAGTATTTTCTCCCATGAGGTCAAAGGACTTTTGGTAAGTATACTGAAAGTAATCCATCGTCTTGGCCTGGTTTTCCTTTGTCGCGGCTATGCCTTGTTCGATCTCCTCGGCGGTACGCTTTAATGAAGACGTGTTAGTTCCGTACATAAAGAAATACTAGGGTAGGCTGCAATTAGCCTTCGTCTGCTTTAAATGTAAACTTACGTATTtcttctcaagcttctcacCACTAAGCCTTGCGACAGTGTCCCATAGATCGTTCTGTGTGCGAAGATCAGTGAAGGCGAAAACTTTCTGGTTTAGAGTTCGGGGATCTGTAATAATACGTGCGACGTATGCCCCGACATCCCGAGAATCGGTTCGGGCAGAAAGAACATCGCCGTTACCGCCAATGGCAGTATTGTAGAGGAATAGGCTACGGTCAAGTCGACCAGATGGAAGTCGCGGGAGGCTAATCTGATACCACCAACCGACATCAATGACGGTGTAGGGAAGGTGAACACGCTGAATGTGATCTAGGGAGGCTTCCTTCTATAGAGATGAAGAATAAGTTAGTCTTGTATCAGAGCATTGAATTCCGCCTGAGACTAGGGTTACCTACGTTATCTCGCAGTGTCTGGACACCTCTTGGCATCACCGATGCATAAAAGCAAGGGATATAGCGTCCCACGCCCGCCTTCTTCGCTGCATTGATGAGGGGCACTTCGTTGAGGATACAGCACACAATAAGGATATCGAGACCCTGAAGCTATGCTACAGCAGCATCTTCTGGACCGTTAATTTCAAACGATGCTATCCTGACGCCTCGTTCCTGAAGATTCAAAACATTTGGCTTTTCCAGCGAGGAGGGCCTCACAAGGGCGGTGATGTCCTGCGCGAAATCATCATCTTAGCGTTGCCTTGAAAGTAAAATATCCGCGGCAAGCGACTCACAAACTTATGGCTTGCAGAAAGCAAGCCATTCACAATGGAGCTCCCATTCTGGCCGGTGGCTCCTAGAATTGCAACCTTGGTAGCCATCCTGATGTTTTATTAACAGGTAATAGTAAAAACAATAGTTGTCGTAGTAGATGTTGATAGAGATAGTAAATAGCAGTGATATTATAACATCAACTAGCTACCCTTTTATACTTATAGGATATTGTTATTACAGCGAATAAAGGATGCACTTTTATGAGCTATACTTCAAATCGGATGAATTTCCCCCCGCGcataaattaatattatgTCATACCGGCGGAGTTTGTTGTGCAGAGTGGGGCTTCTGGCGGAAAATACGTGAACTTGATTTAAATCGGGTCTATCTTCCCCCGTGTTTAATCAGCGAACAAACTATTGAACCGAAGCGGCCCGATACGCCGAGGAGCGATACTAGAATCGGCAAAGCGTTTTGACTAAGCGAACCTCAGAATAGGaatctctttgactgcgcgaaggctcccaCACGGTACCAGTCTCCACTACTAGGTCACTATCTAAGTCGCTCGCTAGCTTGGTGGCAATGTGTTAGTCCTGTATCTCGATTTGGGTGAGGGTAGAGAGATACTGATCGTGATTGGCTAAGATCCCTGTAAGATACCCAAtgggagccttcgcgcagtcaaagagataGGCAGACTCACTGAGTTGGGGGAAATGggtgctaagccgttttgggcctTTGGGCAATTTCCTTTATCTCCTTGAGTGCGTTAAGGCTACAACCAGGTCACGAGCAGGGGTCTGATCCAATTAAAATGCCGCAAATTAGAGGTACTTCAATTGCCTCCTATTTTCTATTGTGATAGTAGATGGCGCAGCCCCAGTGGGAGAATGTGAGCGCCCTGCcataaaaaaagtaataattttGAGTTATCAACTTGAAGGGACGCTTATCAGATGGACCGCATATGCTGTACTCGTGATTAATTCAACTCCTCAATTGATGCGGAACCGGAGAAGCACGTCGACCAGCTTTACCTGATCTTCTACCAGGTGGGGAGGGTCTGCAATTCTTCTCAGGGGCAGAGGGCTCGATCTCCAAGAAAGACAAGATATTGGTCTCTGAAGAAGTCGACAGCTGGGCCAATCCGCATACGGGTACCTACACCAGACCTTCCTAGGACGGAGCAGTTCATCGGGGTGCTTATATCACACCCGATCATCAAGCTACGAACTATGGTCTCAGGTGTAGAACCCGAGGCATACATGCCCTCCAAATCAACAGGCTAACAACTCCAAGCAATCGTGCACGCATATGACCAGGGTCATGAAGGAACAATATGTATTGCAACACTCCTTGGCTCGTTTAAGGTACATCCGCACTCATCTCAAAGTCCCCTGACCCAGAAGAGTATGATGCTATTAAGTTCTCCCAcgatccttgagcttggcatAGTAGTGCACTTGCAGGCCCGAGCTACCTCGTTTGGGGAAACGTTGAGCAAAACGCCGACGAATCTCCGCCTACCCAAGctgctcctcttctttcAGTTGTATAAGAAAGTTATCTTCGGCGTCTGAATACTTTGCCCTTCTTGCGGGAGCTCGCTTGGTTGCTTTTTTCGCTGCGACCGAGCGGGTTGAATCGGGGCTCATACTGGTGGCATGCGGATGATTTGCGCAAAGGGGCCACTCAAACTGGAATTGAAACGTAGTCTTGCCATTTTCGATAATGCGTTTCATTGAAACATTCTCGAGCTGCTATTCCTCAAACTGAGCAAGAAATGTAGTGGCATCAGAGGGAATAGATCTTGTATGCGATGCTGTTGGACTCAATAAGCCGAGTGCTAACGTGTCACGCTCCCTCAATGAGTGTGCGATAGCTCTTGTGGATCGCTTCCTTCGGCGAGAATCCCGGGCACTGGTGGGGGTACTGCGAACCGAGCTGTaaggagattgagatgcCTTGCGACGTTTGTGACAATGCTGCTTATCATCGGAGTCGTCTCTAGAGCCGTGTTCCTGATTTGGTGAAGGGCAATAGTCCTCGTTACGCACGCATTCTGGAATATTGAGGCCATCTTCACTGCTAGAGCCTTTAGTATCTACGTCACTGTCCTCATGCACCATTTCATGAGTATGTGAGGATCTGCGACGAGAACGGCGCGGGGACGGCAACCTCCGAAACGGAGGAGACAGTCGGGCTCCAAATTGCGATCCGGATTCGGCCGCTGAGGACTCGGACTCAGCGTCGCTGGTTTCGCAACTAGTGTGGTCGTAATCTTGCTTATGGTGTGATTCGGGGGATGAAGTGTGGGCTCTAGAAAGAGCATCACCGCGCGATGTGCTCGCACACTCTTCGCTATCGTGCAACAGCGTGTGAGCCATATTAGGGCCTGCAGCAATATGACTGTATGTGTGCATCAAAGGGGATGTGGGAGTACTCTGTGCACCATCACGGGAACGTTCGTCAGAGAGAGCATCGACTATTATGATGTCTGGCTCGCTGGTGGCCCCGGTGATAAGCTGTTGTTCGTCTGACACGCTCCGATATGGCTGACTCCTAGGGCTA is a window from the Fusarium keratoplasticum isolate Fu6.1 chromosome 5, whole genome shotgun sequence genome containing:
- a CDS encoding Isoflavone reductase family protein, which translates into the protein MATKVAILGATGQNGSSIVNGLLSASHKFDITALLQGLDILIVCCILNEVPLINAAKKAGVGRYIPCFYASVMPRGVQTLRDNKEASLDHIQRVHLPYTVIDVGWWYQISLPRLPSGRLDRSLFLYNTAIGGNGDVLSARTDSRDVGAYVARIITDPRTLNQKVFAFTDLRTQNDLWDTVARLSGEKLEKKYRTAEEIEQGIAATKENQAKTMDYFQYTYQKSFDLMGENTPEYARYLGYLIAKDLYPDFQGITFEDFVKYTLENGLEPMYEEHQEWIRATSAFVFKGEPTA